In one window of Limnohabitans sp. MORI2 DNA:
- a CDS encoding L-threonylcarbamoyladenylate synthase yields the protein MILDGQLPSSITAAAQALQRGELLGLPTETVYGLAADAGNDQAVAKIFEAKGRPANHPLIVHVASAQEVTRFASSIPDFAQRLMDAFWPGPLTLILPRRPEVAAAAAGGQNSVGVRCPSHATARAVLQAAQALGVYGVAAPSANLFGRVSPTTAAHVAGEFGEGLLIIDGGACEVGIESTIVDCTRGVPVLLRPGVLTPQQLSAACGVAVVTPHAPDADAPRASGTLESHYAPTAKVQLMTATDLQKAVDAYAHAQTQGAVAIWSGSAVRIPPGSAGLFKCQAMPASAQDCAHQLFAQLRSFDAQGVAHIWVEIPPLTPPWDGVRDRLTRAAAPTR from the coding sequence ATGATCCTCGACGGCCAACTCCCTAGCTCTATCACCGCCGCTGCACAAGCCTTGCAGCGCGGTGAGTTGTTGGGCTTGCCCACCGAGACGGTCTACGGCCTAGCCGCTGACGCAGGCAACGACCAAGCCGTGGCCAAAATTTTTGAAGCCAAAGGCCGTCCTGCCAACCACCCACTCATCGTGCACGTGGCCAGCGCGCAAGAGGTGACGCGTTTCGCATCCAGCATCCCTGACTTTGCGCAGCGCTTAATGGATGCGTTTTGGCCCGGCCCCTTGACGCTCATCTTGCCCCGTCGCCCCGAAGTGGCCGCTGCTGCTGCGGGTGGTCAAAACTCAGTAGGCGTGCGCTGCCCATCGCACGCCACAGCCCGTGCCGTGCTGCAAGCCGCTCAAGCCTTGGGCGTGTATGGTGTGGCCGCGCCCAGCGCCAATCTGTTTGGCCGCGTCAGCCCCACCACCGCCGCGCATGTGGCGGGTGAATTTGGCGAGGGCTTGCTCATCATCGATGGCGGCGCGTGCGAGGTAGGCATCGAGTCCACCATCGTCGACTGCACGCGCGGTGTCCCTGTGTTGCTGCGTCCCGGTGTGCTCACGCCCCAGCAGCTCAGTGCTGCTTGTGGTGTTGCGGTTGTCACCCCCCACGCACCCGATGCGGATGCACCACGTGCCTCAGGCACACTTGAATCGCATTACGCACCCACAGCCAAAGTGCAACTCATGACCGCAACGGACCTGCAAAAAGCAGTGGATGCGTATGCACATGCGCAGACCCAGGGTGCAGTTGCCATCTGGTCTGGCAGTGCTGTGCGCATACCACCCGGCAGCGCCGGTCTGTTCAAATGCCAAGCGATGCCGGCATCGGCTCAAGACTGTGCACACCAACTGTTTGCCCAATTGCGAAGCTTTGATGCCCAAGGCGTCGCGCACATCTGGGTTGAAATTCCGCCCTTGACCCCGCCATGGGATGGGGTGCGAGACCGCCTCACGCGGGCAGCCGCGCCAACTCGTTAA
- a CDS encoding 5-(carboxyamino)imidazole ribonucleotide synthase produces MSATLKPLPPGSTLGVLGGGQLGRMWAHEAQRMGYNTAVLDPDAHSPAGLVSHHHIHTDYLDAAGLKQLATTCQAVTTEFENVPADALAQLAASLPVSPAASAVAVAQDRAREKAHFVACGVPVAPHAVIDTAEQLAALLTDTAKADNLLPGILKTSRMGYDGKGQLRVTTRDELNAGWAKLGQVPCVLEKMLPLASECSVIIARGRDGAMVNLPVQRNLHRDGILAVTEVFAGNVPEALAIQAITAAKAVAQELNYVGVLCVEFFVLADGHLVVNEIAPRPHNSGHYSQDACDVSQFELQVRTMADLPLTQPRQHSPAIMLNLLGDLWFTHGDTQTEPAWAQVLALPGTHLHLYGKREARKARKMGHLNITAATPEAARAVALQAAAILGIAAF; encoded by the coding sequence ATGAGCGCCACGCTGAAACCTTTGCCACCCGGCTCAACTTTGGGCGTTTTGGGCGGTGGACAGTTGGGCCGCATGTGGGCGCACGAGGCGCAGCGCATGGGCTACAACACGGCGGTGCTCGACCCCGATGCACACAGCCCCGCAGGGCTGGTGAGCCATCACCACATTCACACCGATTACTTGGACGCAGCTGGTTTGAAGCAACTCGCGACCACTTGCCAAGCGGTGACCACCGAGTTTGAGAACGTGCCCGCTGACGCGCTGGCGCAACTTGCTGCTAGTTTGCCCGTGTCGCCCGCTGCATCCGCTGTGGCCGTGGCGCAAGACCGTGCGCGTGAGAAGGCGCACTTTGTGGCCTGCGGTGTGCCTGTAGCTCCGCATGCAGTGATCGACACAGCCGAGCAACTCGCGGCGCTGCTGACCGACACAGCCAAAGCAGACAACTTATTGCCCGGCATTTTGAAAACCTCGCGCATGGGCTACGACGGCAAAGGCCAGCTGCGCGTGACCACGCGTGACGAGCTCAACGCTGGTTGGGCCAAGCTCGGCCAAGTGCCTTGCGTGCTCGAAAAAATGCTGCCCTTGGCCAGCGAGTGTTCCGTCATCATCGCCCGTGGTCGCGATGGTGCGATGGTCAACTTGCCCGTGCAACGCAACCTGCACCGCGATGGCATCTTGGCCGTGACCGAAGTGTTTGCGGGCAACGTGCCCGAGGCGCTGGCGATCCAAGCCATCACCGCCGCCAAAGCGGTGGCGCAAGAGCTGAACTACGTGGGCGTGTTGTGCGTCGAATTTTTTGTGTTGGCCGATGGCCATTTGGTGGTCAACGAAATCGCCCCCCGCCCGCACAACAGCGGCCACTACAGCCAAGACGCTTGCGATGTGTCGCAGTTTGAACTGCAAGTGCGCACCATGGCCGACCTGCCCTTGACGCAACCGCGCCAACACAGCCCAGCCATCATGCTTAACCTGCTGGGCGACTTGTGGTTCACCCATGGCGACACACAAACCGAACCCGCATGGGCACAAGTGCTGGCGCTGCCCGGCACGCACCTGCATTTGTACGGCAAGCGTGAAGCGCGCAAGGCTCGCAAGATGGGTCATCTCAACATCACTGCCGCCACGCCCGAGGCTGCGCGTGCTGTGGCTTTGCAGGCGGCGGCCATTTTGGGTATCGCCGCGTTTTAA
- the purE gene encoding 5-(carboxyamino)imidazole ribonucleotide mutase, with amino-acid sequence MTQCQVGVVMGSNSDWDTMQHAAQILQEFGVSFETRVVSAHRMPDDMFAYAEAAQGRGLRAIIAGAGGAAHLPGMIAAKTIVPVLGVPVASKHLQGVDSLHSIVQMPKGIPVATFAIGNAGAANAALFAVALLASTDAALADKLQAFRAAQTEVARNMALPPV; translated from the coding sequence ATGACCCAGTGCCAAGTCGGTGTCGTCATGGGTTCCAACTCTGATTGGGACACCATGCAACATGCAGCCCAGATTCTCCAAGAATTTGGCGTCTCTTTTGAAACCCGCGTCGTTTCTGCCCACCGCATGCCCGACGACATGTTTGCCTACGCTGAAGCTGCCCAAGGCCGTGGCCTGCGCGCCATCATCGCGGGTGCGGGCGGTGCAGCGCACTTGCCCGGCATGATCGCCGCCAAAACCATCGTGCCCGTGTTGGGCGTGCCCGTGGCCAGCAAACATTTGCAAGGCGTGGACTCGTTGCACAGCATTGTGCAAATGCCCAAAGGCATTCCCGTGGCCACCTTTGCCATTGGCAATGCAGGTGCGGCCAACGCAGCGTTGTTTGCGGTGGCCTTGCTGGCATCGACGGATGCCGCGCTGGCCGACAAACTGCAAGCCTTCCGCGCGGCCCAAACCGAAGTGGCCCGCAACATGGCCCTGCCACCCGTATGA
- the trxA gene encoding thioredoxin, translating to MIDVTMANFETDVIAASQTTPVLVDFWADWCGPCKSLGPVLEKLEADYQGRFTLVKINADTEQQLAGAFGVKSLPTCILLMGGRPVDGFMGALPEGKVREFLDKHLPSDSDLAAQADAQEAEQLIHAGDAHAAIAKLQEALSLNTTDDETRYNLVKLLISVGELEEAEATLHPKLSEIPLQLRFDALNYWLQALQFVSTDPRAEWTFEQFDAAIAQNKRDFDTRLAKARVLIAAELFENAMEELLEIIMRDKTWNNEVARKTYVAILELLTPPKPKTENAAVGKTAGGIELTGKAAVQEDPVLEMISRYRRKLSMALN from the coding sequence ATGATTGATGTGACGATGGCAAATTTCGAGACCGATGTGATCGCGGCCTCTCAAACCACCCCCGTGTTGGTGGACTTCTGGGCCGATTGGTGCGGCCCCTGCAAATCGCTCGGCCCTGTGCTGGAAAAACTCGAAGCCGACTACCAAGGGCGTTTCACGCTGGTCAAAATCAACGCGGACACCGAGCAACAACTGGCTGGCGCGTTTGGCGTGAAGAGCCTGCCCACTTGCATCTTGCTCATGGGTGGCCGCCCTGTGGACGGCTTCATGGGCGCCTTGCCCGAGGGCAAAGTGCGCGAATTCTTGGACAAGCATTTGCCATCTGACAGCGACTTGGCCGCGCAAGCCGATGCGCAAGAAGCCGAGCAGCTCATCCACGCAGGCGACGCACATGCCGCCATTGCCAAACTGCAAGAGGCCTTGAGCCTCAACACGACTGACGATGAGACCCGTTACAACTTGGTCAAGTTGCTCATCTCGGTGGGCGAACTCGAAGAAGCCGAAGCCACGCTGCACCCGAAGCTCAGCGAAATTCCGTTGCAACTGCGCTTTGATGCGCTCAACTACTGGCTGCAGGCTTTGCAGTTTGTGTCGACCGACCCACGCGCCGAATGGACGTTTGAACAATTCGATGCCGCCATCGCCCAAAACAAACGCGACTTCGACACCCGCTTGGCCAAAGCCCGCGTGTTGATTGCCGCCGAGCTGTTTGAAAACGCGATGGAAGAACTGCTTGAAATCATCATGCGCGACAAAACGTGGAACAACGAAGTGGCCCGTAAAACCTATGTGGCCATCCTCGAATTGCTCACGCCACCCAAGCCCAAAACAGAAAATGCCGCCGTCGGTAAAACCGCAGGCGGCATCGAGTTAACGGGCAAAGCTGCGGTCCAAGAAGACCCCGTGTTGGAGATGATTTCTCGCTACCGCCGCAAGCTCAGCATGGCGCTGAACTGA
- a CDS encoding phosphoribosylaminoimidazolesuccinocarboxamide synthase codes for MSALHTSALTSLPLLARGKVRDNYAVGDDRILMVASDRISAFDVIMGEAIPGKGELLTKMALFWFGKLGHICPNHLTGEAPESVVSADEVAQVKGRSMLVKRLKPIPVEAVVRGYLAGSGWAEYQENQAVCGVKLPKGLKNASKLPEPIFTPAAKAAVGDHDENITYEQVVEMIGGGLAEKIKTVSIALYETARDVAAAKGIIIADTKFEFGLDANNNLVLMDEVLTPDSSRYWPADSYQEGVNPPSYDKQFLRDWLETAQVQGKPWSKSPPAPHLPQEVIAQTAAKYQEAWERLKD; via the coding sequence ATGTCAGCACTGCACACCTCTGCGCTTACTTCTTTGCCTTTGCTCGCACGCGGCAAAGTGCGTGACAACTACGCGGTGGGCGACGACCGCATCTTGATGGTCGCGTCTGATCGCATCAGCGCGTTTGACGTCATCATGGGCGAGGCCATTCCCGGCAAGGGCGAATTGCTGACCAAGATGGCCTTGTTTTGGTTTGGCAAGCTCGGTCACATTTGCCCCAACCACCTCACAGGCGAAGCGCCCGAGAGCGTGGTGAGCGCAGACGAAGTGGCGCAGGTCAAAGGCCGCTCCATGCTGGTCAAACGCTTGAAGCCCATCCCTGTGGAAGCGGTGGTGCGTGGTTATTTGGCAGGCAGCGGCTGGGCCGAATACCAAGAAAACCAAGCGGTGTGCGGCGTCAAGTTGCCCAAAGGCTTGAAGAATGCCAGCAAGTTGCCAGAGCCCATCTTCACACCCGCTGCCAAAGCGGCCGTGGGTGATCACGACGAGAACATCACCTACGAACAAGTGGTCGAGATGATTGGTGGCGGCTTGGCCGAGAAAATCAAAACCGTCAGCATCGCCTTGTACGAAACCGCGCGTGACGTGGCGGCGGCCAAAGGCATCATCATTGCCGACACGAAGTTTGAGTTTGGTTTGGATGCCAACAACAACCTCGTGTTGATGGACGAGGTGCTCACACCCGATTCATCGCGCTACTGGCCCGCTGACAGTTACCAAGAAGGCGTGAACCCACCGAGTTACGACAAGCAGTTCTTGCGCGATTGGCTAGAAACCGCGCAAGTGCAAGGCAAGCCTTGGAGCAAATCGCCTCCCGCGCCGCATTTGCCGCAAGAGGTGATCGCCCAAACCGCCGCCAAGTACCAAGAGGCCTGGGAGCGGTTGAAGGATTAA
- the fba gene encoding class II fructose-bisphosphate aldolase (catalyzes the reversible aldol condensation of dihydroxyacetonephosphate and glyceraldehyde 3-phosphate in the Calvin cycle, glycolysis, and/or gluconeogenesis), translating into MALVSMRELLDHAAEHGYGIPAFNVNNLEQVQAVMAAADAVGAPVILQASAGARKYAGEPFIKHLIQAATEAYPHIPLVMHQDHGTSPKVCQGAIDLGFGSVMMDGSLMEDGKTPSSFEYNVQVTQQVVAMAHKVGVSVEGELGCLGNLETGEAGEEDGIGAEGKLDHSQMLTDPEEAAQFVKATQLDALAIAIGTSHGAYKFTREPTGDILAISRVKEIHARIPNTHLVMHGSSSVPQDLLALINQYGGKMKQTYGVPVSEIQEAIKHGVRKVNIDTDIRLAMTAAARKFMFENPEKFDAREWLKPAREAAMNICKQRYLEFGCEGQGAKVKGDSLSVVAAKYAKGELAQLVK; encoded by the coding sequence ATGGCACTCGTATCGATGCGCGAACTTTTGGACCACGCTGCAGAGCACGGTTACGGCATTCCAGCTTTCAACGTCAACAACTTGGAGCAAGTGCAAGCCGTCATGGCCGCTGCTGACGCCGTGGGCGCACCGGTGATCTTGCAAGCCAGTGCTGGCGCACGCAAATACGCGGGCGAGCCCTTCATCAAGCATTTGATTCAAGCAGCCACCGAAGCCTACCCACACATTCCTTTGGTCATGCACCAAGACCACGGCACATCGCCTAAGGTTTGCCAAGGCGCGATTGACCTTGGCTTTGGCTCCGTCATGATGGACGGCTCGTTGATGGAAGACGGCAAAACGCCATCGAGCTTTGAGTACAACGTGCAAGTCACCCAACAAGTGGTGGCGATGGCGCACAAAGTGGGCGTGTCGGTCGAGGGCGAATTGGGTTGCTTGGGCAACTTGGAAACTGGCGAAGCCGGTGAAGAAGACGGCATCGGTGCAGAAGGCAAGCTCGACCACAGCCAAATGCTGACCGACCCAGAAGAAGCTGCACAGTTTGTGAAGGCCACGCAGCTCGATGCCTTGGCGATTGCCATCGGTACCAGCCACGGTGCATACAAGTTCACCCGCGAGCCCACCGGCGACATCTTGGCCATCAGCCGCGTCAAAGAAATTCACGCACGCATTCCCAACACCCACTTGGTCATGCACGGCTCTAGCAGCGTGCCGCAAGACCTGCTGGCCCTCATCAACCAATACGGCGGCAAGATGAAACAGACCTACGGCGTGCCTGTGTCTGAAATTCAAGAAGCCATCAAACACGGCGTGCGCAAGGTCAACATCGACACCGACATCCGCTTGGCCATGACGGCTGCGGCGCGCAAGTTCATGTTTGAGAACCCAGAAAAATTCGACGCCCGCGAATGGCTCAAGCCAGCCCGCGAAGCCGCGATGAACATTTGCAAGCAACGCTATTTGGAATTCGGTTGTGAAGGCCAAGGTGCAAAGGTCAAGGGCGATAGCCTCTCTGTGGTGGCAGCCAAGTACGCCAAGGGCGAACTCGCTCAGTTGGTGAAGTAA
- the pyk gene encoding pyruvate kinase, with protein sequence MARHATKIVATLGPASSDPALLEAMIRAGVNVVRLNFSHGKAQDHIDRARLVREAAARAGREVAIMADLQGPKIRVGKFVDGKVMLENGAKFVLDASRTEPGDLQGVGLDYKELPRDVKPGDLLLLNDGLIVLTVDAVRGEQVHTTVKIGGELSNNKGINKQGGGLTAPALTGKDMEDIKTAMSFQADYLAVSFPKNATDMEMARQLANVAGAEYKHKPGLIAKIERAEAIPLLDEILKASDGIMVARGDLAVEVGHAAVPALQKRMIKLAREHDKVVITATQMMESMITNPVPTRAEVSDVANAVIDGTDAVMLSAETAAGKYPLETVQEMSKICAAAEAAEDVELDADFQGQTFTRIDQTIAMGALFTAHHLGCKAIVALTESGSTALWMSRHRIHIPIYAVTTKVASQRRMALFRNVRPLLMDTSADRDTALAQAEAHLKLREIVDTGDVYAITCGDPMGTPGGTNMLRICEVR encoded by the coding sequence ATGGCCCGTCACGCCACCAAAATTGTTGCCACTTTAGGCCCCGCCTCTAGCGACCCCGCTCTGTTAGAGGCGATGATTCGCGCTGGCGTGAACGTGGTGCGCCTGAACTTCAGCCACGGCAAAGCCCAAGACCACATTGACCGCGCCCGTTTGGTGCGCGAAGCCGCCGCCCGCGCGGGCCGCGAAGTGGCCATCATGGCCGACTTGCAGGGGCCCAAAATTCGCGTGGGTAAGTTTGTGGATGGCAAGGTCATGCTCGAGAACGGCGCCAAGTTTGTGCTCGACGCCTCTCGCACCGAACCCGGCGATTTGCAAGGCGTGGGCTTGGACTACAAAGAGCTGCCTCGCGATGTGAAGCCCGGCGACTTGTTGTTGCTCAACGACGGTTTGATTGTGTTGACGGTCGATGCAGTGCGTGGTGAGCAAGTCCACACCACCGTCAAGATTGGTGGCGAGTTGTCCAACAACAAAGGCATCAACAAACAAGGCGGTGGCTTGACCGCACCAGCCCTGACTGGCAAGGACATGGAAGACATCAAAACCGCGATGAGCTTCCAAGCCGACTACCTCGCCGTGAGCTTCCCCAAAAACGCGACGGACATGGAAATGGCGCGCCAACTCGCCAACGTGGCCGGTGCTGAGTACAAACACAAGCCGGGCCTGATTGCCAAGATTGAACGTGCCGAGGCGATTCCGCTGCTGGACGAAATTCTGAAGGCCAGCGACGGCATCATGGTGGCGCGTGGTGACTTGGCCGTGGAGGTGGGTCACGCGGCAGTGCCGGCTCTGCAAAAACGCATGATCAAACTCGCCCGCGAGCACGACAAAGTGGTGATCACCGCCACGCAAATGATGGAGAGCATGATCACCAACCCTGTGCCCACCCGCGCGGAAGTGAGTGACGTGGCCAACGCCGTGATTGACGGTACCGATGCTGTGATGCTCAGCGCCGAAACGGCCGCAGGCAAATACCCGCTCGAAACCGTGCAAGAAATGTCCAAAATTTGCGCCGCTGCCGAGGCCGCCGAAGACGTGGAGTTGGACGCGGACTTTCAAGGCCAAACCTTCACCCGCATTGACCAAACCATTGCGATGGGTGCTCTGTTTACCGCTCACCACTTGGGTTGCAAAGCCATCGTGGCTTTGACCGAATCGGGTTCGACCGCTTTGTGGATGAGCCGCCATCGCATTCACATCCCCATCTACGCGGTGACCACCAAAGTGGCGTCGCAACGGCGCATGGCTTTGTTCCGCAATGTGCGCCCCTTGTTGATGGACACCAGCGCCGACCGCGACACCGCGTTGGCGCAAGCCGAAGCGCATCTGAAGCTGCGTGAAATCGTGGACACGGGCGACGTGTACGCCATCACCTGCGGCGACCCGATGGGCACGCCCGGCGGTACCAACATGCTGCGTATTTGCGAAGTGCGCTGA
- a CDS encoding fatty acid desaturase: MTTHIQPILPGEPMPHRKVMREWLIPLAERTTLRAIVMLVVDLVLWGALMAGTVLFESWWAKLLSGCAAGFVIGRLFIIGHDACHQSLTPHRTLNKWLGRIAFLPSLTAYSLWDIGHNVVHHGYTNLKNFDFVWAPYTPEEFAALSKWEQLKDRVYRSGWAPGLYYMIEIWWNKMVFPNEKNMPTRRPIFTKDCLLITAFGAAWVAVMVWAAIATDQTIGYILLMGFVVPFFFWVTMIGFVVYVHHTHVDVSWHEERTGWSKASPFVSTTVHLTFPFNIGALMHHIMEHTAHHLDMSIPLYKLKQAQSKLEELLPERIIVQPFSWSWYVQTARDCKLYDFKTDSWMTYDGKVTSPRAMKAA, translated from the coding sequence ATGACCACACATATCCAACCCATTCTTCCCGGCGAACCGATGCCTCACCGCAAAGTCATGCGCGAGTGGCTAATCCCTTTGGCTGAGCGCACCACCCTGCGCGCCATCGTGATGCTCGTCGTTGACCTCGTGCTGTGGGGCGCTCTCATGGCCGGTACTGTTTTGTTTGAATCTTGGTGGGCCAAGCTCTTGAGCGGCTGCGCAGCAGGTTTCGTGATTGGCCGTTTGTTCATCATCGGCCACGATGCTTGCCACCAAAGCCTCACACCCCACCGCACCCTCAACAAGTGGTTGGGCCGCATTGCGTTCTTGCCTTCGTTAACCGCCTACAGCTTGTGGGACATCGGCCACAACGTGGTGCACCACGGTTACACCAACCTCAAAAACTTCGACTTCGTGTGGGCCCCTTACACCCCCGAAGAGTTTGCCGCCCTGAGCAAGTGGGAACAACTCAAAGACCGCGTGTACCGCAGCGGCTGGGCGCCTGGCCTGTACTACATGATCGAAATCTGGTGGAACAAGATGGTGTTCCCCAACGAGAAGAACATGCCTACACGCCGCCCCATCTTCACCAAAGACTGCTTGCTCATCACCGCTTTTGGTGCCGCTTGGGTGGCTGTCATGGTGTGGGCTGCGATTGCAACCGACCAAACCATTGGCTACATCTTGTTGATGGGTTTTGTGGTGCCTTTCTTCTTCTGGGTGACCATGATTGGTTTCGTGGTGTACGTACACCACACCCATGTGGACGTGTCTTGGCACGAAGAGCGCACAGGCTGGTCTAAAGCGTCGCCTTTTGTGTCAACCACCGTGCACTTGACCTTCCCCTTCAACATCGGCGCGTTGATGCACCACATCATGGAACACACTGCGCACCACTTGGACATGAGCATCCCTCTGTACAAGTTGAAACAAGCACAAAGCAAACTCGAAGAGTTGCTGCCAGAGCGCATCATCGTTCAGCCCTTCTCTTGGAGCTGGTATGTGCAAACCGCGCGCGACTGCAAGCTGTACGATTTCAAGACTGACAGCTGGATGACCTACGACGGCAAGGTCACTAGCCCCCGCGCTATGAAAGCTGCTTAA
- a CDS encoding surface-adhesin E family protein, with amino-acid sequence MKRFVLFSLLLASAAAHAMWVTVTRNEIATVYIDSMSIEKLGYNRRVWVVYDLTSPDKTGQQSVKSHIDYDCTEGKYKTLSASSHPNKMGNGPAIKALPVPEGWRPVSQDAMSRQLFAFACAW; translated from the coding sequence ATGAAACGCTTTGTCTTGTTTTCGCTTTTGCTGGCCTCGGCTGCTGCACACGCCATGTGGGTGACTGTTACGCGCAACGAAATAGCCACGGTCTACATCGACTCTATGTCGATTGAAAAGCTAGGCTACAACCGTCGCGTGTGGGTGGTGTATGACCTGACCAGCCCCGACAAAACAGGACAACAGTCGGTCAAATCACACATCGACTACGACTGCACCGAAGGCAAATACAAAACCCTCAGCGCCAGCAGCCACCCCAACAAAATGGGCAACGGCCCCGCCATCAAAGCGCTGCCCGTGCCAGAAGGCTGGCGTCCTGTAAGCCAAGACGCCATGAGCCGACAGCTGTTTGCGTTTGCTTGTGCTTGGTAA
- a CDS encoding phosphoglycerate kinase — translation MNVIRFSDLCANGSAKGKRVFIRADLNVPQDDDGQITEDTRIRASVPAIRMALEVGAAVMVTSHLGRPTEGEFKPKDSLAPVAERLSELLGRRVPLVSNWVDGVDVEPGHVVLLENCRVNKGEKKNNDELARKLGALCDIFVHDAFGTSHRAEGTTYGIAQYAPIACAGPLLAAEIDAITKALANPKRPLAAIVAGSKVSTKLTILKSLANNVDQLIVGGGIANTFMLAAGLNIGKSLAEHDLVDEAKAVIELMKSRGAEVPIPTDVVTAKTFAADAPATVKKATDVADDDMILDIGPETAAKLAEQLKAAGTIVWNGPVGVFEFAAFENGTKTIAHAIAESSAFSIAGGGDTLAAIAKYGIDKQVGYISTGGGAFLEVLEGKTLPAFEILTKRAAG, via the coding sequence ATGAACGTCATTCGCTTCTCTGATTTGTGCGCCAACGGCTCGGCCAAAGGCAAACGTGTTTTCATCCGCGCCGACCTGAACGTGCCGCAAGACGATGATGGTCAGATCACCGAAGACACGCGTATCCGTGCCAGCGTGCCTGCCATTCGCATGGCGCTCGAAGTGGGTGCAGCGGTGATGGTCACATCGCACTTGGGCCGCCCCACCGAAGGCGAATTCAAGCCTAAAGATTCATTGGCCCCCGTGGCTGAGCGTTTGAGCGAGTTGCTCGGACGTCGCGTGCCGCTGGTGTCTAACTGGGTGGACGGTGTGGACGTTGAGCCCGGCCATGTGGTGCTGCTGGAAAACTGCCGCGTGAACAAGGGCGAAAAAAAGAACAACGACGAATTGGCCCGCAAGTTGGGCGCACTCTGCGACATCTTTGTGCACGACGCGTTTGGCACATCGCACCGCGCCGAAGGCACCACTTACGGTATCGCGCAATACGCGCCTATCGCTTGCGCAGGTCCTCTGCTCGCAGCAGAAATTGACGCCATCACCAAAGCCTTGGCCAACCCCAAACGCCCACTGGCTGCCATCGTGGCCGGCAGCAAGGTGTCGACCAAGCTGACCATCTTGAAGAGCTTGGCCAACAACGTAGACCAGCTCATTGTGGGCGGCGGCATTGCCAATACCTTCATGCTCGCCGCTGGCTTGAACATCGGCAAGAGCTTGGCTGAGCACGACTTGGTGGACGAAGCCAAGGCCGTGATCGAGTTGATGAAGTCTCGTGGTGCTGAAGTGCCAATTCCCACTGACGTTGTAACCGCGAAAACTTTTGCAGCCGATGCCCCAGCTACTGTGAAGAAAGCCACCGACGTGGCCGACGACGACATGATTTTGGACATTGGCCCAGAGACAGCAGCCAAGCTGGCCGAGCAGCTCAAAGCGGCCGGCACCATTGTGTGGAACGGCCCTGTGGGCGTGTTCGAGTTTGCTGCGTTTGAGAACGGCACGAAAACCATTGCACACGCGATTGCCGAATCCAGCGCTTTCAGCATCGCTGGCGGTGGCGATACCTTGGCAGCGATTGCCAAGTACGGCATCGACAAACAAGTGGGCTACATCTCTACCGGTGGTGGTGCTTTCTTGGAAGTGCTCGAAGGCAAGACCTTGCCCGCGTTTGAAATTTTGACCAAGCGCGCTGCGGGTTAA
- a CDS encoding SDR family oxidoreductase produces the protein MSKIALVTGASSGIGKACALALLAEGWKVVLVGRRADALQATVQAAGGHAGNALAVPCDVSHEDEVAKLFEQVRANFGRLDLLFNNAGVFLPATMPGDLSGEDWRKSVDVNFNGAFYCLSHAFKLMKTQNPQGGRIINNGSISAHAPRPGSIAYTATKHAITGMTKAAALDGRAFDIAVGQIDIGNVASDMTEKFAAGALQADGSVKPEARMDMQGVVDTFMAMARLPLSANVLFMTVMATKMPFVGRG, from the coding sequence ATGAGCAAAATCGCACTCGTCACAGGCGCCAGTTCTGGTATTGGCAAAGCATGTGCCTTAGCCTTGTTGGCCGAAGGTTGGAAGGTGGTGTTGGTGGGGCGGCGCGCCGACGCGTTGCAAGCCACTGTGCAAGCAGCGGGCGGACACGCAGGCAATGCGCTGGCCGTGCCGTGTGACGTAAGTCATGAAGACGAAGTGGCCAAGCTGTTTGAACAGGTGCGCGCCAACTTTGGCCGTTTGGATTTGCTGTTCAACAACGCGGGTGTATTTTTGCCCGCCACCATGCCTGGCGATTTGTCGGGCGAAGACTGGCGTAAGTCAGTGGATGTGAATTTCAATGGCGCGTTTTATTGCCTCTCGCACGCGTTCAAGTTGATGAAAACGCAAAACCCACAAGGTGGTCGCATCATCAACAACGGTTCGATTTCGGCGCACGCGCCACGCCCCGGCTCCATCGCCTACACGGCCACCAAACACGCGATCACGGGCATGACCAAAGCGGCCGCACTCGATGGCCGTGCGTTTGACATTGCGGTGGGGCAGATTGACATTGGCAACGTGGCCAGCGACATGACCGAGAAGTTCGCCGCAGGCGCGCTGCAGGCCGATGGCAGCGTCAAGCCCGAGGCCCGCATGGACATGCAGGGCGTGGTCGACACCTTCATGGCCATGGCGCGTTTGCCGCTGTCGGCCAATGTGCTCTTCATGACCGTGATGGCCACCAAAATGCCGTTTGTGGGGCGTGGTTAA